The following proteins are encoded in a genomic region of Planococcus lenghuensis:
- the groES gene encoding co-chaperone GroES codes for MLKPLGDRVVIELVEAEEKTSSGIVLPGSAQEKPQEGKVIAVGAGALLDNGQRGEMEVKEGDRIIFSKYAGTEVKSDGNEYLILRESDILAVLG; via the coding sequence TTGTTAAAACCATTGGGAGATCGTGTTGTCATCGAGCTCGTCGAAGCGGAAGAGAAAACTTCCAGCGGAATTGTCCTGCCGGGTTCAGCCCAGGAAAAGCCGCAAGAAGGAAAAGTCATCGCAGTCGGAGCCGGTGCGTTGCTGGATAACGGACAGCGCGGTGAAATGGAAGTTAAAGAAGGCGACCGGATCATCTTCTCGAAGTATGCAGGAACTGAAGTGAAATCTGACGGCAATGAATATTTAATCTTACGCGAAAGTGATATTCTCGCAGTACTCGGTTAA